A stretch of DNA from Ranitomeya variabilis isolate aRanVar5 chromosome 1, aRanVar5.hap1, whole genome shotgun sequence:
acaggagaggaaaaaaaaaattatttgactgACTTGGGAAGTGATGAGACcacctgcaaaaaaataagaaTTTCTCATACCATTCCATGTGACACAATGTCTAGCTAAATCCCAAtgccttaaagtgaatctgtcagtaggatcaaccctcctaagccgtcttcatgaccatgtaggtcataggaagctgaataaaatgataccttgatatctgtgatccgatcttATCCCAGAGAAATCcaaggttttttttaaatatgtaaatgagctgttaagatctttgggctggacatagatcttcctgagaatctgcctccagagcttattttaaatgttaCCAGTATGAGACGTAGCTCAGGAGAAcacactgtcagtcattacatgtcactACATGTctcttataataagctctggaggcagattctcagggagatctatgtccctcCCATAGATCTTAACTGCTCAGTGAATTTCTCTGGTATATGACATAGGATtggagatatcaaggtgtcattttgttCAACTTCCTACATACTCATATGGACGGCTTAGGAGGattcatcctactgacagataccctttaatgcTGTTCTGTTGGAAAGctcatactaaaaaaaaaaaaaaagaaaaaaaaaaaaaaactttgggtgCACTTAATTTACAAATCTTTTTCTGCTGGTTCTATAAGTGAATTGAAATCATTTTTAGTTTTTAGGCTTTTTTATTAAAAATTCTATTTATTTTAATTAAACCAATCTGGCAAAaagggaaagaggaaaaaaaatagaaagtaaagaataataaaaatacaaatattaaataataaaatataatattcaCATCATTTAGTTTTTAAACTTATCATgatttattatttatctattaagaatttttttgacatttttttttttattggcccCTTAAGTTCAAACGTTTTAATATTTTTGGCTCAAATCAGTAACCAGCTTTGTTAATACACCCTTTTTTCATTGGTTCTTTTCCGTACCCAATTTTTCGCAATGTGATACGAAGGCTCAGAAAATCTATAGCAAGCAgttcgttttttttctttttttacgtcTCTCCTTTCCCAGACGGAGACAAAAGTGGCAATGTATTGGTGTCAGCAAAGGATAAGCAACTGCGGCGGCAATTGTGTGAAAAAGAGAGGAGCTGTGCACCTGTTCCGTCAACAGCTGTGCAACATTCAATGTATATTCTGCGGAGGATTAGAATGGGCCCCATCCAGAATTGGAATCCCGGCCAATACAAACAAACCCTGAGCACATAGAAAAGGCCGTCTGATGCCATACTGGCACACGCAGGACTAACCATTTATCAAAGCATAGCTATGGTCATGTGCGGCGGCATTCTTACACAGTCCAATAAACTGCtgctatttttatttcatttttttttggcTGGCTTCTACTTTGCGGGGGGAAATTATGAGCTCCTAATTAATGGTGGAGGCCAATGCCTACGAGATGAATTTAAGGTTTATTAGAAAAGACAGAATAAGTTATCCTTCAATTTTAACCCCTACCTATGTCGGATGCAGGTCTATGGagtaggctcaggagctgagcccgcaccAAACCATGCATATTCCGACTCTGTTATACCACCAGCATGGCTATGTTCCCACGGtaggtatttggtgagtttttgatttcTTCACCTATTAAGTAAATTTGGTTACTTGCATTTTTGAGCGTTTGCTTATTACatgcatttttgtcttttttttggtTTGTCATGTTTTAAtttaaaagggatattcccatctacaAGCTCCTATCCCAATATtttgtaggtgtaataataatattagcatatacctccaattagaaatgtagtatagtttttctgatttcctATGTCTCTTTCCTAATGTGCAGGcaatgcaggaccttaggtatccatggttacgtccactagcaactagctgtcactatcaTTGGTGGCATCCATGGACACCTAAGGTCCTGTAATTATTGCACATGAGGAAAAACatcgcaaatcagaaaaactatactacatttcttattggaggtatatactaatatcattattattacacctaccactGTACATatcgggataggatcttggagaagggaatactcctttagactgtgtgcacacgttgcttttttttcgctataaaaacgcataaaaaacgcatacatatgcatcccaccaATTATAAttgattctgcaatttttgtgcacatgatgcgttttttccccccaaaaaaaacgcatcacggtaaaaaacgcatcatgttcattaattttgcggatttttcgcgtttttcctgctatttcATTGGGAAGcttcggaaaaaaacgcaaaaaaaaagcatcaaaaacgcgcggaaaaaaaaacgcatgcggagttctggcagaaatgtccgttttttgtcaggatatttctgcaagaaatcctaaacgtgtgcacatacccttaagctgctttgtttttatgttttggtatTTAGCGGAAATGCACATGCGGATTTTCAGCATCAAATGCAATTCTATGGggtacataaaactcagcgtactcgCAAGAGAAGTACATACTGACTTCAGAAAATAATATAGGATAAAGAAGTgcataatataataaaatatttgatTAAcattaataaatgaaaaaaaaaaattgtaaaaaaatgtaAGGTGACTCATGCCTAGAGGGGATGCAGCAATATACGGTAAGTGAATAAAAGGCTTTAATAGACAGTGACATGATATTTATGTAGATAATCCCAGCacaaatatgcagcaaaaatgaATATGGAACCAGGATACAGGTATAGAGTGACCAATATACCTATCTGAACAGCAACCAAAAAAATAATGAATGAAAACCAATAAATATTTCACGATAAAGGCCTGTAGAACAGTGACTTTCACAACGGTGCGGCAACGAGGCACGGACCCAAGATAGTTCAACTTAAATGTCTTTAATTTGGCAATTTAGATTTAAACTCAAACATTATCCTGCAGTTCACAGCCGGATCGTCCATAACAGTCCGTATCAATCTGTTacagtgggcgactgcaccaccatgtaTGTAACTCATGGGCGCAGCAATAGCTTTGCTTTCTCTGGCTGTGGCCAGTGTTCAGTCTCACACAGATAGGcctgcacagagcctcctgctctgcaactTGCAAACCAAACattgacacacccaaaccttaactGAAGGTTTAAATGGGAATCGAGGATGTGGGCCACTCCCAAGACTTAATGTGGAGGGAGGGATCCGTCCCACTATCTTCCTACCGATCTCTGCAAAAATAAAAGCCCAcgtcaggttttcctaaatctgacttaggcctctttcacacttcagtctttcggcgtcagtcaaaaaccgccattttcgtaaaatggcggatccgtttttttttttgggcggatccgctatttttccattgacttgcattagagacggattgtggcggatggtcgtccgttccatccgccttgcgacggatccgtcgatatttggcggacgttgtctagacattgacggactttgtaacgttttttgtcgccggcaaaaaggcggaacgcggcggatccgtcgcgtccgccttttttttgaatgggtgcctatgggcgacggatccgtcgcgatccgttttttggcggatccgtcgcctcaatccgctttttttgattgagcatgctccaaaaagttgcaactttgcccagacaacccaaaaactatataaagaggacaggtcattcccaaatgtaccagccagcaagagagacccttccatgcccgagagacccagccagacccagccagcaagacctctgccagcaagactttgccagccaggcactgccatccagccagagaggccctgcaagccagagacactctgccagcaagactttgccagccaggcactgccatccagccagagaggccctgcaagccagagacactctgccagcaagactttgccagccaggcactgccatccagccagagaggccctgcaagccagaccctgcctgagacagccatgtgagtactgccatccagcatgcatgcatgcatgcgtgcgtgcgtgcttgtgtgcgtgcgtgtttgtgtgcgtgcttgtgtgcgtgcatgcttgtgtgcgtgcgtgcttgtgtgcgtgcttgcgtgcatgcttgtgtgcgtgcgtgcttgtgtgcgtgcgtgcgtgcttgtgtgcgtgcttgcatgcttgtgtgcgtgcgtgcttgtgtgcgtgcttgtgtgcgtgcatgcttgtgtgcgtgcttgtgtgcgtgcgcctgcctgccctgtttatatgtttttcatactatttaagctgttattttttatagctgtggtgtaaaatgagttttgtgtgtgtgtataaatgatgtgtgatgtgttctgcatttttgttgttatcccaaatgttatagtatttcaaataaagagcagtgtagctcctactgtaccattaaaaaaaaaaaaaatttttttaatacaaactgtagggtaatcataattaccaatttttggaattggtattttaagttcgaatgaggaacatttttgataaggtttgataggtggcttttaccaacatgcgcattgcgcatatcaatttcagttttggtgttgctttaaagggttcttgggggttttttttggtggggaaacagggctagagggtttggcagcttgtgcatcaagcatatctaccatataaagtatgacggttagaaaaaaaatttcattttgtgtgggatgaaatgtaaaagtttttaaaaaagatgtaagtgttaaatcctacagctgcatctatccttgtgtatagtagcttagaactgtctgtatacttacagatacttgggaccaagaggtacgcaaagaccataatgtcttcttctgagagccccccagcacatcagcagcaaactgaggtattgtatttttttttttttgttctgtaaaattttttggtgatacaactatggtcattgttttttaaccctttatgtgttctgtattcacaggaatatgaagcagaggggcttacagaaggagacggacagggtggagaaagacaaggagcgggagcgcatagtgtaagttttgaacagaccgatcctcacatacaatgcactacacccaacacaaacattcatgacagcacacacaatacatatgcctcaatctaagaacattattaatttttttttaaaattttttttattagtcctcacaatccggggctcgacatagagttcctcaaagcacctcccatagtcgtcggaatgataatcgcggcggtcgccgaagagtaagttcctttttgttttgttgtgtagtaaaatgtaaaattcatgtgttgtaatctttccctttttattgttatatttttcgtaggcttcacagcgtgctcccgaacaagatgatgaagaggagggcatcgatgtgaacaccctcatcgaagcagtacaaagtagggagccgctgtggaacatgtcggaccgccgccatgctgaccagttaatcacccgacggctatgggaggaagtgtgcagtgctgttatggataactgggaggaactcgatgctggggcccaggatctagcgcgtaagtattcacacttcataaccttattttagcatgatttaatgtggtgtatagtaaccaatttttgctatctctttccaggtaacaggattatcgtgcggtggcggtcaatcagggatcgcttcaagagggagtttaataaggagatgcaggccccgagtggatctagaggacgcaggagcagatacaaacatgccagagccctgtcgttcctacggtcgacgctgctgagcagaaggtaaatattcaacaccacatattttcagtcaaactgaaaaaatgtgtaaccttcaatttttttgcagtaagggcaattgtaatataaagatactaatattttttttcttcttctttaacagcactttctgcagcactcgggagcctgcatcagagttgcagccctctggagcgatccctcgagagtccgccaccggggaccacgtcgacccctctgtttctgcacctacccttttgtttgatccctcagcctcatccaccagcgctggagcagcagggcggacttcgtcacttgaagctgcaggtgatgagttagagttccctttaccccacccctctgccactgccgcaacttctagaccaactttgtggtcaggacggcagcgccagagaggtcaggaaaggagctatgcgcctgactttttgcatctgaatgcatcctttcacagtgccatcaagcttttgagtgagcaaacgtctgctgggtacaatatgcttaacaaaagcatacttgaactcagcagtcgtcttgataggatgcaatcagatgcaaaccagtcaccaaggcactgtttttttcaggcggtcctcaggcacatggaaaatctaactcctgacctgcagatgcatgtgatgcaaggctgccacactgctctagcgcaggcgatatcccatgcccctccacctacccttcatgtgtcaacacctttcccctctcaatccaccgtctatcctcccatccgtcctcctcctgtacgtcctcctcccgtccattctactccttcgtcatttgttccttccccccttagtctttcccagtttttaacgtcccccttccattcttcccctttaacttctccgttatcaatcccagcaacaccttcatacctcacacacaccacatctgcacctcaagtctctacacaacctcatgttttcaccacccattccacttctgttcctccccgtgatgtcctgtcccccactctcgacgtggtccgcccgcctgtcagcccctccgctactatctccacccaaaaccatgagaatctgtaaaagtcaataaataaacagttgtttggtttaaaaaaaattttattgtctttctttttttttttcttttaattttttaagtcaccaaggttatggcaatagtaacattaacagtgtttaaagggtaccgttgcaaaacatacaatgctgcattaaagtaaaaagattttgtatgcaaacaaaaattggtatttttacaagtataaaaataaataaattttttacaccatttcatactgccagtcaactgatcctgcaggagacatgaagtagtctgcaaaactgtcccgcattctgcagactgcaactggactgcgaaaagtggggttttggtaatcccgtaaggtgctttctgaaacattatcctccagggaaacttgttcttttgatagaacaaaattatgcaggacaacgcacgctttgaccacatcatcgacagtttcagtctgcagtttaatggcagttagtagcactctccatttggcagttaggatgccaaaggcacattccactactctgcgtgctctggttaaacggtaattgaaaattttcttcctctgggtcagtccactacttccaaagggtttaagcaaatgtggggaaagctggaaggcatcatctccaacacaaacaaatggtaacggtggaccggtggttccagggagaggtctagggggcggaaaatcaaatgtctctccatataaacggcgccccattggtgaatttttaaagatttgtgaatcatttgcacgtccatacgcacctatatccacagcgatgaacttgcattgtgcgtcagctatggccatcaacacaatagagaaatacttcttatagttataaaactgtgacccagagcctgaaggtttgacgatccttatgtgctttccatcaactgctccaacacaatttggaaactggcaaatctgatgaaaaatttgggcgatctccagccacctctcctgtgatggctctgggatgtattccacttgtaggcactcccacaatgcccggcaggtatctctgatgatccccgagatggtggatatcccaagtcgaaattgaaaatggagggatgagaaggactctccagttgcaaggaatctgttaacaaaaagaaaagacaatactttataaaaaaaatacaaaaaaaaccaacacagttataagtctgatgaatgagaatcatttaataaaaaaatgacttaccgaatagtcaccatgagacgctctgctggtgatattgagaatcgcatctgggtgtctcgtctccgtatacagtcttccacatagcccaataaaaatgcaaaattttcagctctcatcctcacataattgaagaacttttgagggttttcccttagttccatgtaaagcgtggaataaacaccacgggtcatacgttgtgctgtgatgggatggatccacagccttctcttacgccgctgccgtaggattcgcagtcttcgttcctccctctctcgaacgctgactgccaactgatttgcctcaaaagtaaaatctgcatagatctttgcaatgttcgccaggactccttccatttctgccactttctctacaacctttcaaagatgtggtgtaaatacacgctatatatagttttccagaagtttccagtagccaatcacattgaaatcctccccttttaaaaaacggatccgtcaaaaaacggttgcaacggatgtaaaaacgttcgcaacggttctaacggatccgtttttttaacggattagggcagctgatccgttaaaaaaacggatccgttagaaccgtttttgcatgaaatttgacggatccgtcgatccgccacgatgtcggacccaactgacgccacacaactgaagtgtgaaagaagccttagtcaaATAGCTTGACTAAATCTACTCTTATTTTGCATTGTAACCGCAGCTGTAGCTGTAATTACGACCTTCATATAcaattcccctcactgcctcacaggcCTCAAAATAAAACATAAACATTACCCCACCCCCACACACCAAATATGATGTGATGGATGGAGCCTCCAATGCAGATGTGGACTAAACCTAAATTATTGCTTTTCTGGTTTTTAAAAATCAATTTTCAAGGCCCCATAACAAAGTCCAGcccagaaagttttttttttttttgcttcatttatgataaatttttgtaaaaaaaaaataaatttagtgatGGAcctaaacagatttttttttacagtaataaaATACTTTTAGAATAATAAGAATACAAGAGTTGGTTCTGCTGATTGGAAATGGTTGGTGCGAGCGGCAACCAATCAGATGCTGTGTATCTATTACCTGACGGTTACACACAGCATTCTATTCTAGAATTCTACTGGTTGCCATGGGTGACACTACCGTGTATACACATTGTTTACTCCACACAGCTGCCAGTACCTTAGGTACCAGATGCTAGCGCCATGGCTCTGTGTGCATTTTATGCATATAAACAGCAGCATCATGTGTACTGTGGGAAGTGTTTTGCACCTCAAGGCACTGACAAAATCCCTCTCCACATTCCTAACTTTCTGTGAACCACTTTTAATGGTATCCTGGGGAGGGAGTATGTGTCCTGAGATCATTCCTGCACTTGAAGGAGAGTTTAGCTGGAGAAATTCACATATGGCCTCCATCCTTGTCATGAAAATGTTCCTTGGAGACGATTTGCTGAAATACAGTTCAAAGACTAGTAATTAACATTACATATAATTGTAAAGAGGAAATTCCAAAAATGAGTGGACAGGCTGTGATAATGAGATCGATCCATCGATCGACCGACAGATGGACCGATCGATCGACCGACAGATGGACCGATTGATAGACCGACAGATCAATCGATCGACAGATGGACCGATCGATAGACCGACAGATCAATCGATAAACAGATGGACCGATCGATAGACCGACAGATCAATCGATAAACAGATGGACCGATCGATAGACCGACAGATGGACCGATCGATAGACCGACAGACAGATCAATCGATAAACAGATGGACCGATTGATAGACCGACAGATAGACCGACAGATCGATCAACAGATGGACAGATCGCTCAATAAACAAATGGACCGATCGATCGA
This window harbors:
- the LOC143811469 gene encoding uncharacterized protein LOC143811469, translating into MSDRRHADQLITRRLWEEVCSAVMDNWEELDAGAQDLARNRIIVRWRSIRDRFKREFNKEMQAPSGSRGRRSRYKHARALSFLRSTLLSRSTFCSTREPASELQPSGAIPRESATGDHVDPSVSAPTLLFDPSASSTSAGAAGRTSSLEAAGDELEFPLPHPSATAATSRPTLWSGRQRQRGQERSYAPDFLHLNASFHSAIKLLSEQTSAGYNMLNKSILELSSRLDRMQSDANQSPRHCFFQAVLRHMENLTPDLQMHVMQGCHTALAQAISHAPPPTLHVSTPFPSQSTVYPPIRPPPVRPPPVHSTPSSFVPSPLSLSQFLTSPFHSSPLTSPLSIPATPSYLTHTTSAPQVSTQPHVFTTHSTSVPPRDVLSPTLDVVRPPVSPSATISTQNHENL